The following are from one region of the Marinomonas sp. CT5 genome:
- the ispB gene encoding octaprenyl diphosphate synthase, with the protein MQPIQIHDVVANEFGQVNDYIVSQLSSDIPLIEQIGYYIISNGGKRLRPLLVLLAARASGDLDKKKLEQAIQMATIIEFIHTSTLLHDDVVDESNMRRGKKTANEEWGNAPSVLVGDFLYSRAFQIMVDVGSMECMSILSKTTNIIAEGEVQQLINCGDPDTTEESYLKVIQYKTAQLFEGAALCGAVIAGASTEYQEALRHFGMYVGTAFQLIDDVMDYTSTAEEMGKSVGDDLAEGKPTLPLIYTMKNGPKDAVERVRQAILTGGLEQLETIINDVQNCGAIEYTQQKAQEQADLAIKAIAELPESDYKKALVTLANASVKRRN; encoded by the coding sequence ATGCAACCTATACAAATACACGACGTTGTGGCCAATGAATTTGGCCAAGTGAACGACTATATTGTGTCACAACTTAGTAGTGACATCCCTCTAATAGAGCAAATCGGCTACTACATCATTAGTAATGGCGGCAAACGCCTACGCCCACTGCTGGTATTATTAGCAGCACGAGCAAGTGGAGACCTGGATAAAAAGAAACTTGAACAAGCCATTCAAATGGCGACCATCATTGAGTTTATCCACACATCAACCTTACTCCATGATGATGTGGTCGATGAATCCAACATGCGCCGAGGAAAAAAGACGGCGAACGAAGAATGGGGTAATGCACCAAGCGTTCTAGTTGGTGACTTTCTATATTCTCGCGCCTTTCAAATCATGGTGGATGTGGGCAGCATGGAATGCATGAGCATTTTATCCAAAACAACCAACATCATTGCCGAAGGTGAAGTTCAACAACTTATAAACTGTGGTGACCCAGACACAACGGAAGAGAGCTACCTAAAAGTCATACAGTACAAAACAGCACAACTGTTTGAAGGGGCAGCACTTTGTGGCGCCGTCATTGCTGGAGCCAGTACAGAATATCAAGAAGCCCTAAGGCACTTTGGCATGTACGTGGGAACCGCATTCCAACTCATTGATGATGTTATGGACTACACCAGCACAGCAGAAGAAATGGGAAAAAGCGTGGGTGATGATCTAGCAGAAGGTAAACCCACTCTGCCTCTCATCTATACAATGAAAAATGGTCCTAAAGACGCCGTAGAACGAGTCAGACAAGCGATATTAACCGGTGGACTTGAGCAATTAGAAACCATTATAAACGACGTACAAAACTGTGGCGCTATTGAGTACACTCAGCAAAAAGCACAAGAACAAGCAGATCTAGCCATAAAAGCTATAGCCGAATTGCCAGAATCTGACTACAAAAAAGCACTTGTTACATTGGCCAATGCCTCTGTGAAACGTCGCAATTAG
- a CDS encoding alpha/beta hydrolase produces the protein MPLKRETNLAAWQYPFDGGYIQGYRSEMNEDQSTIHFLHGNGFSVRTYLNFLEKIKGYNLILQDAAGHGGSTPGDSFIGWNATASRFAEALSVQKEIIPKKELIGIGHSFGGCMTALMSEQTPELFDRLVLLDPALFPPRLIWMMRGVRLAGLKSQIPLAKQARRRRTQWESFAQVKSSFFERGTFKGWESACLEDYIASSIKRDEKGHYQLGCPSWMEAAIFASYPKRLWHLIAKISVPTCIIQGKDTFDYFKEAYRLAAKLNSNIRVIEVDGGHCFMQQNSSMAAGIVMDVLQGNA, from the coding sequence ATGCCTCTCAAAAGAGAAACCAATTTAGCTGCTTGGCAATATCCATTTGATGGTGGTTATATTCAAGGATATCGAAGCGAAATGAACGAAGATCAGTCGACGATTCATTTCCTTCATGGTAATGGCTTTTCTGTGCGGACATATTTGAACTTTTTGGAGAAAATTAAAGGGTATAACTTAATCCTGCAAGATGCTGCAGGCCATGGTGGGTCGACTCCAGGTGATTCTTTTATCGGCTGGAACGCCACGGCTTCTCGTTTTGCTGAAGCACTTAGTGTGCAGAAAGAGATTATTCCGAAGAAGGAGCTGATCGGTATCGGGCATAGTTTCGGTGGTTGTATGACAGCGCTAATGAGTGAGCAAACGCCTGAACTTTTTGATCGCTTAGTCTTGTTAGATCCTGCACTTTTCCCGCCTCGCTTAATTTGGATGATGCGCGGTGTGAGGTTGGCGGGTTTAAAAAGTCAGATTCCTTTGGCAAAACAGGCTCGCCGTCGTCGAACTCAATGGGAAAGCTTCGCTCAAGTGAAAAGTAGTTTTTTCGAAAGAGGAACCTTTAAAGGTTGGGAGTCAGCTTGTTTGGAGGATTATATAGCCTCTTCTATTAAACGTGATGAAAAAGGGCATTATCAATTGGGCTGTCCATCTTGGATGGAAGCGGCAATTTTTGCCAGCTACCCTAAGCGTCTTTGGCATTTAATAGCCAAAATATCTGTACCGACTTGTATTATCCAAGGTAAAGATACTTTTGATTATTTTAAAGAAGCCTATCGATTAGCAGCAAAACTTAATTCCAATATTAGAGTGATTGAAGTTGATGGCGGGCATTGTTTTATGCAGCAAAACTCTTCAATGGCGGCAGGAATTGTGATGGATGTTCTACAGGGGAATGCATAA
- the fabA gene encoding 3-hydroxyacyl-[acyl-carrier-protein] dehydratase FabA, which yields MTTASSFEKDELLKCGHGEMFGAGNAQLPVGNMLMMDRITHISTEGGEHGKGEIIAELDINPDLWFFACHFPGDPVMPGCLGLDAMWQLVGFFLGWKGNKGRGRALGSGEVKFTGQILPTAKKVTFHIHLKRVIERKLVMGIADGSVKVDGREIYTAKDLRVGLFTSTDNF from the coding sequence ATGACTACAGCTTCATCTTTTGAAAAAGACGAACTATTAAAATGCGGCCACGGTGAAATGTTTGGTGCAGGCAATGCCCAACTTCCTGTAGGCAATATGCTAATGATGGATCGCATTACTCACATCTCGACTGAAGGCGGGGAACATGGCAAAGGCGAAATTATTGCTGAGCTAGACATCAACCCTGATCTATGGTTTTTTGCGTGTCACTTCCCTGGAGATCCAGTTATGCCAGGTTGTCTTGGTTTAGACGCGATGTGGCAGCTGGTAGGATTTTTTCTAGGTTGGAAAGGAAATAAAGGTCGCGGACGTGCACTGGGTTCTGGCGAAGTAAAATTCACAGGCCAAATTCTTCCTACCGCAAAAAAAGTTACCTTCCACATTCACCTTAAGCGCGTAATTGAGCGTAAGTTAGTGATGGGAATTGCAGACGGAAGCGTAAAAGTTGATGGTCGTGAAATTTACACTGCAAAAGATTTGCGTGTTGGCTTATTCACGTCAACTGATAACTTCTAA
- the fabB gene encoding beta-ketoacyl-ACP synthase I, whose translation MRRVVVTGLGIVSCLGNDKESVLNSLREGQSGIRFAEDYKEYGFRSHVCGRIDLDAESIDRKVRRFMGDAATYAYVSMQQAIQDAGLTEDQVSNIRTGLVAGSGGASAKNLVDSADTLREKGVKRVGPYRVTQTMGSTVSACLATPFKIKGVNYSITSACSTSAHCIGNAMELIQLGKQDIVFAGGGEEESWTQTCMFDAMGALSSKYNETPEKASRAYDANRDGFVIAGGGGMLVIEELEHAKARGAKIYAELVGYGATSDGYDMVAPSGEGAVRCMQMAMSTIDGDIDYINTHGTSTPAGDMKELQAVNETFGDKIPLISSTKSLSGHSLGAAGVHEAIYCLLMMENNFITASANVDELDPAAGNIPVVTTRKDNADLNLIMSNSFGFGGTNASLVFKKYTA comes from the coding sequence ATGCGTCGTGTAGTAGTAACAGGTCTTGGCATTGTCAGCTGCCTAGGCAATGACAAAGAGAGCGTTCTAAACTCCTTGCGCGAGGGCCAATCTGGTATTCGTTTCGCTGAAGATTACAAAGAATATGGCTTTCGTAGCCATGTTTGTGGTCGAATTGATTTAGATGCAGAAAGCATTGATCGTAAAGTTCGCCGTTTCATGGGCGATGCTGCAACTTACGCGTATGTATCTATGCAACAAGCCATTCAAGATGCAGGCCTAACAGAAGACCAAGTATCTAACATCCGTACAGGCTTGGTTGCAGGTTCTGGTGGTGCATCCGCTAAAAACCTTGTTGATTCAGCCGATACGCTTCGCGAAAAAGGCGTTAAACGCGTTGGACCATACCGTGTAACTCAAACTATGGGTAGTACCGTTTCTGCCTGTTTGGCGACTCCTTTTAAAATCAAAGGCGTTAACTATTCGATCACATCAGCCTGTTCTACAAGTGCTCATTGTATCGGTAATGCTATGGAGCTTATCCAACTAGGCAAACAAGACATCGTTTTCGCTGGCGGTGGTGAAGAAGAGAGCTGGACTCAAACTTGTATGTTTGATGCGATGGGAGCCCTGTCTTCTAAATACAACGAAACACCTGAAAAAGCCTCTCGTGCTTACGATGCAAACCGTGATGGTTTTGTCATTGCTGGCGGCGGCGGCATGTTGGTTATCGAAGAACTAGAACACGCTAAAGCGCGTGGTGCAAAAATCTATGCTGAGCTAGTTGGTTACGGTGCAACATCTGATGGTTATGACATGGTTGCTCCATCTGGTGAAGGTGCAGTGCGCTGTATGCAAATGGCGATGAGCACAATTGATGGCGACATCGATTACATCAATACTCATGGCACAAGTACACCTGCGGGCGACATGAAAGAGCTTCAAGCGGTTAATGAAACGTTCGGCGACAAAATCCCATTAATTAGCTCAACAAAATCTCTATCAGGTCACTCCTTGGGGGCAGCTGGTGTTCATGAGGCTATCTACTGCTTGCTAATGATGGAAAATAACTTCATTACAGCATCAGCAAACGTTGATGAACTTGATCCAGCAGCAGGAAACATCCCGGTTGTAACCACTCGCAAAGATAATGCAGACTTGAACCTAATCATGTCTAACAGTTTTGGTTTTGGCGGCACTAACGCCAGTCTAGTATTCAAAAAATACACTGCTTAA
- a CDS encoding lysophospholipid acyltransferase family protein: MSIWESARSWVGSTFFSIYYMVSTIIFGVLAPFATVLLPRNYRQPVLNLHNKGLLFVFRVFCGVNVEIVGLEHINKNRPVVLVANHQSEWETYVLQVLMAPVSTVLKKELLSVPFFGWGLRMVQPIAIDRSQRTNALKQIISQGKERLDDGRSVLIFPEGTRIAPNAEQAFNKGAAMLATSAGVPILPVVHNAGYTWPGKKWRKYPGSIRVVIGPIIESEGKKTSALHEEMDAWMRAEMAKLPKGNDFLF, translated from the coding sequence ATGAGTATTTGGGAGTCAGCAAGATCTTGGGTCGGCTCGACGTTTTTTTCTATTTACTACATGGTTTCGACCATTATATTTGGTGTTCTTGCGCCTTTCGCGACAGTATTGCTGCCAAGGAATTATCGTCAACCAGTCTTAAATTTACATAACAAAGGGTTGTTGTTCGTTTTTCGAGTTTTTTGCGGTGTGAATGTTGAGATAGTCGGTCTGGAGCATATCAATAAGAACCGTCCCGTTGTGCTGGTAGCAAACCATCAAAGCGAATGGGAAACGTATGTACTGCAAGTCTTAATGGCTCCAGTTTCAACGGTATTAAAGAAAGAGTTGTTATCGGTTCCTTTCTTTGGCTGGGGGTTGCGTATGGTGCAGCCTATTGCCATTGACCGTTCTCAACGCACGAATGCGTTGAAACAGATCATTAGTCAGGGTAAAGAGCGTTTAGATGATGGTCGCTCTGTGTTGATCTTTCCGGAAGGGACGCGGATAGCGCCGAATGCTGAACAAGCCTTTAATAAAGGTGCAGCTATGCTTGCAACCTCGGCCGGAGTGCCAATATTACCTGTTGTGCATAACGCGGGTTATACGTGGCCAGGAAAAAAGTGGCGTAAATATCCTGGCTCTATTCGTGTGGTTATTGGTCCAATCATAGAGTCTGAAGGTAAAAAGACGTCTGCATTGCATGAAGAAATGGATGCGTGGATGCGTGCTGAAATGGCCAAGCTTCCTAAAGGAAATGACTTTTTGTTTTAG
- a CDS encoding 1-acyl-sn-glycerol-3-phosphate acyltransferase, which translates to MDQFHDIRPYNDDEVAEVLNNLVETPDFINTIIGFRFAQWPKFLKAPLAFGVKLALKRQISNISNVHDFQMRVASYMERMIKTTTTNVEYRGIEKLEKGTGYLFLSNHRDIAMDPAFVNYGLYLAGLDTVRIAIGDNLLRRPFVSDLMRLNKSFIVKRSANGIREMMAAFGQLSAYITESLTKDQANIWIAQKEGRAKDGLDQTDPAIIKMFFMSQKKEKKTFPEAMANLKIVPVSIAYEYDPCAFDKARELHQKTTTGNYEKAEFEDIDSIKNGIVGQKGKVVITFGNVIKDGFETPEEFVAEVDRQIITNYAIQSTNEAALALLQGLPSTDSAFSSYLERCPENLRDTVLAMYANPLKQQQKYLNSYGE; encoded by the coding sequence ATGGATCAGTTTCACGATATACGCCCTTATAACGACGATGAGGTCGCCGAGGTGTTGAACAATTTGGTCGAAACGCCAGATTTTATTAATACAATTATTGGTTTTCGCTTTGCCCAGTGGCCTAAGTTTCTTAAAGCGCCATTGGCATTTGGGGTTAAACTTGCACTGAAGCGTCAAATTTCTAATATTTCAAATGTCCATGATTTTCAAATGCGTGTCGCAAGTTATATGGAGCGTATGATAAAAACGACGACCACGAATGTTGAATACCGTGGTATTGAGAAGTTAGAGAAAGGCACTGGCTACTTGTTTCTGTCTAATCACAGGGACATTGCGATGGATCCGGCGTTTGTTAACTATGGGCTGTATTTGGCAGGGTTAGATACGGTGCGTATTGCAATAGGAGACAATCTACTGCGCCGCCCTTTTGTGTCTGACCTGATGCGTCTTAATAAAAGCTTTATCGTCAAACGTTCAGCAAATGGTATTCGGGAAATGATGGCTGCTTTTGGTCAGCTTTCCGCTTACATAACAGAATCGTTGACGAAAGATCAGGCTAATATTTGGATTGCGCAAAAAGAGGGTCGAGCGAAAGATGGTTTGGATCAAACGGATCCTGCCATTATTAAAATGTTTTTTATGAGTCAGAAAAAGGAGAAGAAAACTTTTCCGGAGGCAATGGCGAACTTAAAAATTGTTCCTGTTTCTATTGCTTATGAGTATGATCCTTGTGCTTTTGATAAGGCGCGCGAACTACATCAAAAAACCACAACTGGCAATTATGAAAAAGCGGAATTTGAAGATATAGACAGTATTAAAAATGGTATTGTTGGGCAAAAAGGCAAGGTAGTGATTACTTTTGGGAATGTCATAAAAGATGGTTTTGAAACCCCAGAAGAGTTTGTTGCAGAAGTGGATCGTCAAATCATTACAAATTATGCGATTCAATCTACCAATGAGGCTGCATTGGCTTTATTGCAAGGCTTACCTTCAACCGATAGTGCATTTTCAAGCTATCTTGAGCGTTGCCCTGAAAATCTAAGAGACACTGTGTTAGCAATGTATGCAAATCCATTGAAACAGCAGCAGAAATATTTAAACAGTTATGGGGAGTAG
- a CDS encoding insulinase family protein — protein sequence MANSTAHHPAFTFLRSEFIDALNVTVQEFEHTVTGAKHFHIASENDENVFLVGLKTVPTDSCGVAHILEHTVLCGSERFPVRDPFFMMIRRSLNTFMNAFTSSDWTAYPFASKNKKDFHNLLGVYLDAVFFSRLDELDFSQEGHRLEFAEPENADSELTFKGVVFNEMKGAMSSTTSVLWQTLTKYLFPNNTYHFNSGGEPADIPDLSYQDLLAFYRTHYHPSNAVFMTFGDIPAETLQAEFEEKVLSRFERLEKQVSVPNAKRYFSPVRVEEGYAEDEVKEDGSHVVVGWLLGESTDLNQQFEAQLLSSVLLDNSASPLLRVLENSDLGRAPSPMCGLEDSNKEMSFMCGLEGVKREDAAKVEALVLSTLESIAEKGVEQDMVDAMLHQLELSQREVGGGSYPYGLQLILAGLSTAVHSGDVIAQLDLDPVIKAMREKVQDPQYIPNLIKSLLLTNAHRVTLTLSPDDALETRRNQAEKDRLSKIKAALSDAEKQQIIARSAALKARQSQVDDMSILPKVGLEDVPARLPEYENKKLATSLPITFYPQGTNGLVYQQLVIDLPQLDAEETEYLPLFSSMMTELGIGDADYLAVQERQAQVCGGLGSSNSIRATVEDRQALNGYFILSSKALVTNVKSMSELLKDTMLNVRFDEVSRVKELVAQRRARRQQSITGQGHSLAMTAASSAISGLAAQQEKWSGMSGIRSAIALDDAMKADNSKVEEVLVVFKRLHQKLLKANKQMLLVAEPQHEADVLSAVETVFSDLPVGTEQAKFSIDPVESKTNVAWLTSTQVNFCSKAFRTAFGDHSDVAALTVLGGFLRNGFLHRVIREQGGAYGGGATFDGSTGSFRFYSYRDPRLTETLADFDASIEWMLNETHSEDALEEAILGVIGSMDKPGSPAGEAQSDFYVQLHGRSLAYREAFRGKVLSVTLEQLKHVTKTYLTRENENVAVVTSTSKRAELEALGFDIQSL from the coding sequence ATGGCAAATAGCACCGCGCACCATCCTGCGTTTACGTTTCTTCGCAGTGAGTTTATTGATGCTCTAAATGTAACTGTTCAAGAATTTGAGCACACTGTCACAGGTGCTAAGCATTTTCACATCGCGTCTGAAAATGATGAAAACGTCTTCTTGGTTGGATTAAAAACGGTTCCAACGGATTCCTGTGGTGTGGCACACATTCTTGAACACACTGTATTGTGTGGATCTGAGCGTTTTCCTGTGCGTGATCCTTTCTTCATGATGATTCGCCGTTCTTTGAATACATTCATGAATGCCTTTACCTCTTCGGATTGGACGGCCTACCCATTTGCCAGCAAAAACAAGAAAGATTTTCATAACCTTTTAGGCGTCTACCTAGATGCGGTGTTCTTTTCGCGTCTGGATGAATTGGACTTCTCACAGGAAGGCCATCGCTTAGAGTTCGCTGAGCCAGAAAATGCGGACTCAGAGCTAACGTTTAAGGGTGTTGTGTTTAATGAGATGAAAGGGGCGATGAGCTCTACTACATCAGTGTTGTGGCAGACACTTACGAAATATTTGTTCCCGAATAATACGTACCATTTTAATTCTGGTGGCGAGCCTGCGGATATTCCAGATTTATCTTATCAAGACTTGTTAGCGTTTTATCGTACTCACTACCATCCTTCCAATGCGGTATTCATGACCTTTGGTGATATCCCTGCAGAAACATTGCAGGCGGAATTTGAAGAAAAAGTACTGAGTCGTTTTGAACGACTCGAAAAGCAAGTTAGCGTACCAAATGCCAAGCGTTACTTTTCTCCGGTGCGAGTGGAGGAAGGCTATGCTGAAGATGAAGTAAAAGAAGATGGCAGTCATGTGGTTGTTGGTTGGTTGTTGGGTGAAAGCACCGACTTAAACCAGCAATTTGAAGCGCAATTGCTTTCTAGTGTTTTACTAGATAACAGTGCCTCACCGCTACTAAGGGTTTTAGAGAATAGTGATCTTGGTCGTGCTCCGTCACCTATGTGTGGTCTTGAAGACAGCAATAAAGAAATGAGCTTCATGTGTGGGTTAGAAGGTGTTAAACGAGAAGACGCGGCAAAGGTTGAAGCTTTGGTCTTATCGACGCTTGAAAGCATTGCAGAAAAAGGCGTTGAGCAAGACATGGTGGATGCCATGTTGCACCAATTAGAGTTAAGTCAGCGTGAAGTGGGTGGTGGTAGCTACCCTTATGGTTTGCAATTGATCTTAGCTGGTTTGTCTACAGCGGTGCATTCTGGCGATGTGATTGCCCAGCTTGATTTGGACCCTGTTATTAAGGCGATGCGTGAAAAGGTACAAGACCCGCAATATATTCCTAATTTGATCAAAAGCTTGCTGTTGACGAACGCCCATCGCGTGACTCTGACGTTAAGCCCTGATGATGCCCTTGAAACACGCCGTAATCAGGCTGAGAAAGATCGTCTAAGTAAGATTAAAGCGGCATTGTCTGATGCAGAGAAACAACAAATTATTGCACGAAGTGCCGCATTGAAAGCGCGTCAGTCTCAAGTCGATGACATGAGTATTCTGCCGAAAGTAGGCCTCGAAGATGTGCCTGCGCGTTTGCCTGAATATGAAAACAAGAAACTAGCGACCAGCTTGCCGATTACCTTTTACCCGCAGGGTACCAATGGCTTAGTGTACCAACAGCTGGTGATTGATTTGCCTCAATTGGATGCAGAGGAAACTGAGTATTTGCCTTTGTTTTCTTCAATGATGACGGAGTTGGGGATAGGGGATGCGGACTATCTTGCCGTGCAAGAGCGTCAAGCTCAAGTTTGTGGCGGCTTAGGGTCTTCCAATTCAATTCGTGCCACAGTGGAAGATCGCCAAGCCCTAAATGGGTATTTTATTCTGTCGTCAAAAGCGCTGGTGACCAATGTTAAAAGCATGAGTGAATTGCTAAAAGATACTATGCTTAATGTGCGTTTTGATGAAGTGAGTCGAGTAAAAGAGCTGGTGGCTCAACGACGAGCTCGTCGTCAGCAGTCTATTACAGGTCAAGGTCACTCGCTGGCGATGACGGCCGCTTCCAGTGCTATATCTGGTTTGGCTGCTCAGCAAGAGAAATGGAGTGGCATGTCTGGTATTCGTTCTGCCATTGCATTAGATGACGCCATGAAAGCGGACAACAGCAAAGTGGAAGAGGTTTTGGTTGTCTTTAAACGCTTGCATCAGAAGCTATTGAAAGCGAACAAGCAGATGCTGTTAGTAGCAGAGCCTCAGCACGAAGCGGATGTATTAAGCGCCGTTGAGACGGTGTTCAGCGATTTGCCAGTAGGCACCGAACAGGCTAAATTTTCTATTGACCCAGTTGAGTCTAAAACCAATGTAGCCTGGCTGACGTCAACCCAAGTGAACTTCTGTAGTAAAGCCTTTCGAACGGCGTTTGGTGATCATTCAGATGTTGCTGCATTGACCGTTTTAGGTGGCTTCTTACGTAATGGGTTCTTGCACAGAGTGATTCGAGAACAAGGTGGTGCTTACGGTGGTGGTGCGACCTTTGATGGTAGCACTGGCTCCTTCCGTTTTTATTCGTACCGCGATCCTCGTTTAACAGAAACCTTAGCGGACTTTGATGCTTCGATTGAGTGGATGCTAAATGAAACGCATTCTGAGGATGCGTTGGAAGAGGCGATCTTGGGTGTGATTGGTTCGATGGATAAACCAGGGTCACCTGCTGGAGAGGCACAGAGTGATTTCTATGTACAGCTTCACGGTCGTAGTTTGGCTTATCGAGAAGCCTTTCGCGGCAAAGTGTTATCAGTGACGCTTGAGCAGCTGAAGCACGTCACAAAAACCTATTTAACAAGAGAGAATGAAAACGTTGCAGTTGTAACGTCAACATCGAAACGCGCGGAGCTAGAAGCGTTAGGTTTTGATATTCAAAGCCTTTAA
- the smrA gene encoding DNA endonuclease SmrA → MNDEDEMSLFAQEVAGIKPLKKSEVYLGKKGPQVDFSARQKAALIAKEADRNHLSQDYVEKVEPNDVLEYKRSGVQDGVFKRLRQGKYGIEARLDLHRHTVAQAREQVYQFADDCMRNDIRVAIIVHGKGDRTPDPEIRAMIKSHINKWLRELDVVMAFHSAQRHHGGLGAVYVLFKKTEKARLDDWEKHQKR, encoded by the coding sequence GTGAACGACGAAGATGAAATGTCTTTGTTCGCTCAAGAGGTGGCTGGTATTAAGCCGCTTAAAAAAAGCGAAGTATACCTGGGCAAAAAAGGTCCTCAGGTCGACTTCTCAGCTCGCCAAAAGGCGGCTTTGATCGCTAAAGAGGCGGACAGAAATCATTTGTCGCAAGACTATGTTGAAAAAGTAGAACCAAATGATGTGCTTGAATATAAGCGCTCTGGTGTGCAAGACGGGGTGTTTAAGCGCCTTAGGCAAGGCAAGTATGGTATTGAGGCTCGATTAGATTTACATCGCCATACTGTCGCTCAAGCGCGAGAGCAGGTGTATCAATTTGCCGATGATTGTATGCGTAATGATATCCGTGTCGCTATCATTGTCCACGGTAAAGGCGATCGTACTCCTGATCCTGAAATTCGAGCAATGATTAAAAGTCATATTAATAAATGGCTGAGAGAACTGGATGTTGTCATGGCATTTCATAGTGCGCAGCGACATCATGGTGGTTTGGGTGCCGTGTATGTATTGTTTAAGAAGACAGAAAAAGCACGCTTGGATGATTGGGAAAAACATCAGAAGCGCTAA
- a CDS encoding MgtC/SapB family protein, translated as MLDLDFSLIFHHLTQMGLAFLLSLPIALNREHNDRGAGLRTFPLVTIASCSFMLVGMSVYEGSDAEARVMYAVITGMGFIGGGAIFKSGDSVSGTATAAGIWNTGAIGISVAYSRYEIAILLSLIGFLIFQFSGALKKQSDVANKS; from the coding sequence ATGCTTGATCTAGACTTTAGTTTAATTTTCCATCATTTGACTCAGATGGGCTTGGCGTTTTTGCTTTCTTTGCCCATTGCTCTTAATCGAGAGCACAATGATCGTGGTGCGGGGCTGCGTACATTTCCATTAGTAACGATTGCATCATGTTCTTTTATGTTGGTCGGTATGAGTGTGTACGAAGGGTCTGATGCGGAGGCGAGAGTGATGTATGCGGTTATTACTGGTATGGGTTTTATTGGTGGCGGTGCTATCTTTAAGAGTGGTGATTCTGTCTCAGGGACTGCGACGGCAGCCGGTATTTGGAATACCGGTGCTATTGGTATCTCAGTGGCTTATAGTCGCTATGAAATCGCTATACTTTTGTCGTTAATTGGTTTCTTAATATTTCAGTTTTCTGGCGCCCTAAAAAAGCAGAGTGATGTTGCAAACAAAAGCTAG
- the ssb gene encoding single-stranded DNA-binding protein: protein MSKGTVNKVILIGNAGNDAEVRFMPSGAAVANVNLATTESWRDKQTGQMQERTEWHRVAFMDRGNYRLGQIAGDFIKKGSKVYVEGSLRTREWEKDGIKRYTTEIVANEMQLLDGRGDNSGQQSGGYDSMQGGGGYGNAPVQHAPQQSGYGQAPQQAAPQQNAPQSGFNQPQSGYGQAPQQPAPQQAAPQAQPQSFGSWGNAPQQAPAQQAAPQQRAPQQPKPQQAPNFDDFDDDIPF from the coding sequence ATGAGTAAAGGGACAGTGAATAAAGTCATCTTGATCGGTAACGCAGGCAATGATGCCGAAGTGCGTTTTATGCCATCTGGCGCGGCGGTTGCTAATGTTAACTTGGCAACAACAGAAAGCTGGCGTGATAAGCAAACGGGTCAAATGCAAGAGCGTACTGAATGGCATCGTGTTGCTTTTATGGATCGTGGTAATTATCGCTTGGGTCAAATCGCAGGCGATTTTATAAAAAAAGGCTCTAAAGTCTATGTCGAGGGCTCTTTGCGCACTCGTGAGTGGGAAAAAGACGGAATTAAACGTTACACAACAGAAATTGTTGCGAACGAAATGCAATTGTTAGATGGGCGTGGTGATAATTCAGGTCAACAAAGTGGCGGCTATGATTCCATGCAAGGTGGTGGCGGTTACGGCAATGCGCCAGTGCAGCATGCACCTCAACAAAGTGGTTATGGTCAGGCGCCACAACAAGCTGCTCCGCAGCAAAACGCACCACAGAGTGGCTTCAACCAACCTCAAAGTGGTTACGGTCAAGCGCCACAACAACCTGCCCCTCAGCAGGCCGCTCCACAAGCACAGCCACAGTCTTTCGGTAGCTGGGGTAATGCACCGCAGCAAGCGCCAGCTCAGCAAGCTGCACCGCAACAGCGTGCGCCACAACAGCCAAAGCCTCAACAGGCGCCAAACTTTGATGACTTTGATGATGACATCCCGTTCTAA